Proteins encoded by one window of Salvia splendens isolate huo1 chromosome 7, SspV2, whole genome shotgun sequence:
- the LOC121811212 gene encoding uncharacterized protein LOC121811212 isoform X1, which produces MVFKKVAVLMMRCLGISKQPTLPAPPAETAESSSIDVEICGSKGIRLSDGRFLAYTERGVPMNKSNYTVIVVHGFGSSKEMNFMASQDFLEELKICLLLFDRAGYGESDPNPKRSLKSEASDIEELADKLQLGSKFFVLGVSLGCYPVWGCLRRTPNRLAGVALVVPYINYKWPSLPSDLTKDDYRKGLSHWAVFVASHAPRLLYWWLTQKLFPSSTVLDRNPAFFSRKDIEVLKITPGYQLLSQNKVRDRTVFDSLRRDFVVAFGKWDFDPLELCNPYPQRESTVHIWQGHEDKVVPVQLQRHVSGKLPWIRYHEVPDGGHLLVYDSDVCEAILRSLVLGEDPPQMYRPQC; this is translated from the exons ATGGTTTTCAAGAAAGTGGCAGTTTTGATGATGCGTTGTTTAGGGATATCGAAGCAGCCCACTCTTCCTGCCCCTCCTGCTGAAACTGCTGAATCTTCATCCATTGATGTTGAAATCTGTGGCTCAAAAGGAATCAGGCTCAGTGATGGCAGATTCTTGGCTTACACAGAGAGAGGAGTCCCCATGAATAAGTCCAATTACACAGTTATTGTTGTTCATGGATTTGGTAGCTCTAAAGAAATGAACTTTATGGCTTCCCAG GATTTTCTTGAGGAGTTGAAGATATGCCTTCTGTTGTTCGACCGGGCTGGATATGGCGAAAGCGATCCCAATCCGAAGAGATCCTTAAAAAGTGAAGCCTCTGACATTGAGGAGCTAGCTGATAAGTTGCAGCTGGGATCAAAGTTCTTCGTGCTTGGCGTTTCGTTGGGGTGCTACCCTGTCTGGGGTTGCCTCAGACGAACACCAAACAG GCTAGCTGGTGTTGCATTAGTAGTTCCATACATAAACTACAAATGGCCTTCTCTTCCGAGTGACCTAACGAAGGATGACTATCGAAAGGGCCTTTCCCATTGGGCTGTTTTCGTTGCAAGCCACGCTCCACGATTGCTGTATTGGTGGCTGACACAGAAGCTCTTCCCATCATCGACCGTTCTTGATAGGAACCCTGCATTCTTCAGTCGAAAGGACATAGAAGTGCTCAAGATCACACCGGGTTACCAATTGCTTAGTCAG AACAAGGTAAGGGATAGGACAGTGTTCGATTCCCTACGACGTGATTTTGTGGTGGCATTTGGCAAGTGGGACTTCGACCCGTTGGAGCTGTGCAATCCATATCCTCAGAGGGAAAGCACGGTGCATATATGGCAGGGGCACGAGGACAAGGTGGTGCCGGTCCAGCTGCAGAGGCACGTCTCCGGGAAACTGCCTTGGATTCGGTATCACGAGGTCCCGGATGGAGGGCATCTGCTGGTTTATGATTCTGATGTGTGTGAAGCCATCTTGAGGTCTCTTGTTCTTGGAGAAGATCCTCCTCAAATGTATAGACCTCAATGCTAG
- the LOC121740746 gene encoding CEN-like protein 2, whose translation MSSSTPLIIGRVIGDVVDNFTATVKMSVTYNSNKHVYNGHELFPSIVTPKPRVEVHGGDMRSFFTLIMTDPDVPGPSDPYLREHLHWIVTDIPGTTDASFGKEVVSYEMPRPNIGIHRFVLLLFKQKKRDGIKAPICRDRFNTRKFAEDNDLGLPVAAVFFNCQRETAARRH comes from the exons ATGTCTTCATCGACGCCGCTGATAATCGGAAGAGTAATCGGAGACGTGGTGGATAACTTTACGGCCACGGTGAAAATGTCGGTGACGTACAACTCTAACAAGCATGTGTACAATGGCCATGAGCTCTTCCCCTCCATAGTCACCCCCAAACCTAGGGTTGAGGTTCATGGTGGTGACATGAGATCATTCTTTACCTTG ATCATGACAGACCCTGATGTTCCTGGTCCTAGTGATCCATATCTAAGGGAACACCTGCACTG GATAGTCACAGATATTCCAGGCACCACTGATGCTTCATTTG GAAAAGAAGTAGTGAGCTACGAGATGCCTCGTCCAAACATAGGAATCCACAGGTTTGTGTTATTGCTGTTCAAACAGAAGAAGAGAGACGGGATTAAGGCACCGATTTGCAGAGATCGATTTAATACGAGGAAGTTTGCTGAGGATAATGATCTCGGGCTTCCGGTTGCTGCTGTATTCTTCAACTGCCAGCGTGAAACTGCTGCGAGAAGGCATTGA
- the LOC121810996 gene encoding protein SUPPRESSOR OF K(+) TRANSPORT GROWTH DEFECT 1-like has protein sequence MYSNFKEQAIEYVRQAVAEDNAGNYAKAFPLYMNALEYFKTHLKYEKNPKIKEAITQKFTEYLRRAEEIRAVLDEGGSGPAANGDAGVATRPKTKPKDGKDGEGEDGDKEKLRAGLNSAIVREKPNVKWNDVAGLESAKQALQEAVILPVKFPQFFTGKRRPWRAFLLYGPPGTGKSYLAKAVATEADSTFFSVSSSDLVSKWMGESEKLVSNLFQMARESSPSIIFVDEIDSLCGQRGEGNESEASRRIKTELLVQMQGVGHNDDKVLVLAATNTPYALDQAIRRRFDKRIYIPLPDVKARQHMFKVHLGDTPHNLTESDFESLARKTEGFSGSDISVCVKDVLFEPVRKTQDAMFFIKTPSGSWVPCGPKQPGAVQITMQELAAKGLAAQINPPPISKTDFDKVLARQRPTVSKSDLDVHERFTKEFGEEG, from the exons ATGTATAGCAATTTCAAGGAGCAAGCGATCGAGTATGTCCGGCAAGCCGTCGCCGAGGATAACGCCGGAAACTATGCTAAGGCTTTCCCTCTTTACATGAACGCGCTCGAGTATTTCAAGACGCACCTCAAGTACGAGAAGAACCCTAAGATCAAGGAGGCGATCACGCAGAAGTTCACCGAGTACCTGCGTCGGGCGGAGGAGATCCGCGCCGTGCTCGACGAGGGGGGATCGGGACCCGCCGCGAATGGGGATGCGGGGGTGGCGACGCGCCCGAAGACCAAGCCGAAGGATGGGAAGGACGGTGAGGGGGAGGATGGCGATAAGGAGAAGCTTCGGGCCGGGCTCAACTCGGCGATTGTTAGGGAGAAGCCCAATGTTAAGTGGAATGACGTGGCTGGATTGGAGAGTGCGAAGCAGGCATTGCAGGAGGCTGTGATTCTCCCTGTGAAGTTCCCGCAGTTCTTTACTG GTAAGAGACGTCCTTGGCGGGCTTTTCTTTTGTATGGTCCTCCTGGAACGGGAAAGTCATACTTGGCCAAGGCTGTTGCCACTGAAGCTGACTCAACATTTTTCAG TGTTTCTTCTTCAGACTTGGTTTCAAAATGGATGGGTGAAAGTGAAAAACTAGTTTCTAATCTCTTTCAAATGGCACGTGAAAGTTCTCCCTCGATCATATTTGTTGATGAAATAGATTCCCTCTGTGGACAGCGTGGGGAAGGGAATGAAAGTGAAGCATCTAGACGAATCAAAACAGAATTGCTTGTGCAGATGCAG GGGGTGGGACACAATGATGACAAAGTTCTTGTTCTTGCTGCCACTAACACTCCTTATGCTCTTGATCAG GCTATAAGGCGTCGGTTTGACAAGCGTATTTATATCCCTCTACCAGATGTGAAGGCACGGCAGCACATGTTCAAG GTGCATTTAGGAGATACTCCTCATAACTTGACTGAAAGCGACTTTGAAAGCCTAGCTCGTAAAACAGAAGGGTTTTCTGGTTCAGATATTTCTGTTTGT GTTAAAGACGTCCTATTTGAGCCTGTACGGAAAACCCAAGATGCAATGTTCTTCATCAAGACACCCAGTGGCTCATGGGTGCCATGTGGACCCAAGCAACCTGGTGCCGTCCAGATAACCATGCAGGAGCTTGCTGCGAAAGGACTTGCTGCACAG ATCAACCCACCTCCTATATCAAAAACAGACTTTGACAAGGTGCTCGCGAGGCAACGACCAACTGTGAGCAAATCTGATCTCGATGTGCATGAGAGATTCACAAAGGAATTTGGCGAGGAAGGCTGA
- the LOC121810243 gene encoding protein SUPPRESSOR OF K(+) TRANSPORT GROWTH DEFECT 1: MYSNFKEQAIEYVRQAVAEDNAGNYAKAFPLYMNALEYFKTHLKYEKNPKIKEAITQKFTEYLRRAEEIRAVLDEGGSGPAANGDAAVATRPKTKPKDGKDGEGEDGDKEKLRAGLNSAIVREKPNVKWNDVAGLESAKQALQEAVILPVKFPQFFTGKRRPWRAFLLYGPPGTGKSYLAKAVATEADSTFFSVSSSDLVSKWMGESEKLVSNLFQMARESSPSIIFVDEIDSLCGQRGEGNESEASRRIKTELLVQMQGVGHNDDKVLVLAATNTPYALDQAIRRRFDKRIYIPLPDVKARQHMFKVHLGDTPHNLTESDFESLARKTEGFSGSDISVCVKDVLFEPVRKTQDAMFFIKTPSGSWVPCGPKQPGAVQITMQELAAKGLAAQINPPPISKTDFDKVLARQRPTVSKSDLDVHERFTKEFGEEG; encoded by the exons ATGTATAGCAATTTCAAGGAGCAAGCGATCGAGTATGTCCGGCAAGCCGTCGCCGAGGATAACGCCGGAAACTACGCCAAGGCTTTCCCTCTTTACATGAACGCGCTCGAGTATTTTAAGACGCACCTCAAGTACGAGAAGAACCCTAAGATTAAGGAGGCGATCACGCAGAAGTTCACCGAGTACCTGCGTCGGGCGGAGGAGATCCGCGCCGTGCTCGACGAGGGGGGGTCGGGCCCCGCCGCGAATGGGGATGCGGCGGTGGCGACGCGCCCGAAGACCAAGCCGAAGGATGGGAAGGACGGTGAGGGGGAGGATGGCGATAAGGAGAAGCTTCGGGCCGGGCTCAACTCGGCGATTGTTAGGGAGAAGCCCAATGTTAAGTGGAATGACGTGGCTGGATTGGAGAGCGCGAAGCAGGCACTGCAGGAGGCTGTGATTCTCCCCGTGAAGTTCCCGCAGTTCTTTACTG GTAAGAGGCGTCCCTGGAGGGCTTTTCTTTTGTATGGTCCTCCTGGAACGGGAAAGTCATACTTGGCCAAGGCTGTTGCCACTGAAGCTGACTCAACATTTTTCAG TGTCTCTTCATCAGACTTGGTTTCAAAATGGATGGGTGAAAGTGAAAAGCTAGTCTCTAATCTCTTTCAAATGGCACGTGAAAGTTCTCCCTCAATCATATTTGTTGATGAAATAGATTCCCTCTGTGGACAGCGTGGGGAAGGGAATGAAAGTGAAGCATCTAGACGAATCAAAACAGAATTGCTTGTGCAGATGCAG GGGGTGGGACACAATGATGACAAAGTTCTTGTTCTTGCTGCCACTAATACTCCTTATGCTCTTGATCAG GCTATAAGGCGGCGGTTTGACAAGCGCATTTATATCCCTCTACCAGATGTGAAGGCACGGCAGCACATGTTCAAG GTGCATTTAGGAGATACTCCTCATAACTTGACTGAAAGCGACTTTGAAAGCCTAGCTCGTAAAACAGAAGGTTTTTCTGGTTCAGATATTTCTGTTTGT GTTAAAGACGTCCTTTTTGAGCCTGTACGGAAAACACAAGATGCAATGTTCTTCATCAAGACACCCAGTGGCTCATGGGTGCCATGTGGACCCAAGCAACCTGGTGCCGTCCAGATAACCATGCAGGAGCTTGCTGCAAAAGGACTTGCTGCACAG ATCAACCCACCTCCTATATCAAAAACAGACTTTGACAAGGTGCTCGCGAGGCAACGACCAACTGTAAGCAAATCTGATCTCGATGTGCATGAGAGATTCACAAAGGAATTTGGCGAGGAAGGCTGA
- the LOC121811212 gene encoding uncharacterized protein LOC121811212 isoform X2 has product MNKSNYTVIVVHGFGSSKEMNFMASQDFLEELKICLLLFDRAGYGESDPNPKRSLKSEASDIEELADKLQLGSKFFVLGVSLGCYPVWGCLRRTPNRLAGVALVVPYINYKWPSLPSDLTKDDYRKGLSHWAVFVASHAPRLLYWWLTQKLFPSSTVLDRNPAFFSRKDIEVLKITPGYQLLSQNKVRDRTVFDSLRRDFVVAFGKWDFDPLELCNPYPQRESTVHIWQGHEDKVVPVQLQRHVSGKLPWIRYHEVPDGGHLLVYDSDVCEAILRSLVLGEDPPQMYRPQC; this is encoded by the exons ATGAATAAGTCCAATTACACAGTTATTGTTGTTCATGGATTTGGTAGCTCTAAAGAAATGAACTTTATGGCTTCCCAG GATTTTCTTGAGGAGTTGAAGATATGCCTTCTGTTGTTCGACCGGGCTGGATATGGCGAAAGCGATCCCAATCCGAAGAGATCCTTAAAAAGTGAAGCCTCTGACATTGAGGAGCTAGCTGATAAGTTGCAGCTGGGATCAAAGTTCTTCGTGCTTGGCGTTTCGTTGGGGTGCTACCCTGTCTGGGGTTGCCTCAGACGAACACCAAACAG GCTAGCTGGTGTTGCATTAGTAGTTCCATACATAAACTACAAATGGCCTTCTCTTCCGAGTGACCTAACGAAGGATGACTATCGAAAGGGCCTTTCCCATTGGGCTGTTTTCGTTGCAAGCCACGCTCCACGATTGCTGTATTGGTGGCTGACACAGAAGCTCTTCCCATCATCGACCGTTCTTGATAGGAACCCTGCATTCTTCAGTCGAAAGGACATAGAAGTGCTCAAGATCACACCGGGTTACCAATTGCTTAGTCAG AACAAGGTAAGGGATAGGACAGTGTTCGATTCCCTACGACGTGATTTTGTGGTGGCATTTGGCAAGTGGGACTTCGACCCGTTGGAGCTGTGCAATCCATATCCTCAGAGGGAAAGCACGGTGCATATATGGCAGGGGCACGAGGACAAGGTGGTGCCGGTCCAGCTGCAGAGGCACGTCTCCGGGAAACTGCCTTGGATTCGGTATCACGAGGTCCCGGATGGAGGGCATCTGCTGGTTTATGATTCTGATGTGTGTGAAGCCATCTTGAGGTCTCTTGTTCTTGGAGAAGATCCTCCTCAAATGTATAGACCTCAATGCTAG
- the LOC121741169 gene encoding protein ADP-ribosyltransferase PARP3-like: MQIEKVQLIQARGTTRNTCHEARKLHLSISESWQTAAHLLPREEKHAVELVSEAHETRSDARSSGDQERVATRKHKAEAKTSEGGSDHWAKRAKTEAEERAEDVKKAKAKGKEQAEDVEKERSKNNKGEENKNEKSTEEIIAEFEKFCKAMSEHLSLRQMRVILEANGGVNDVVVPGCQDVLCCGTLDNCPACGGTLKMS, encoded by the exons ATGCAGATCGAAAAGGTACAACTCATCCAAGCGCGGGGAACAACACGAAACACTTGTCACGAAGCACGGAAACTGCACCTGAGCATCTCGGAGTCGTGGCAAACCGCAGCACACCTGTTGCCTCGCGAGGAAAAACACGCAGTCGAGCTTGTTTCCGAG GCTCATGAAACAAGATCAGACGCTCGATCCTCTGGTGATCAGGAAAGAGTGGCGACAAGGAAGCACAAGGCCGAGGCCAAAACAAGCGAAGGGGGATCCGATCATTGGGCAAAGAGGGCCAAAACCGAGGCTGAGGAGAGAgccgaggatgtgaagaaaGCAAAAGCCAAGGGTAAGGAGCAAGCCGAGGATGTGGAGAAGGAAAGAAGCAAGAACAACAAGGGAGAGGAAAATAAGAATGAGAAGTCTACTGAGGAGATCATAGCAGAGTTTGAGAAGTTTTGTAAAGCCATGAGCGAGCATCTGTCACTTCGGCAGATGCGTGTGATTCTGGAGGCAAATGGCGGAGTGAATGATGTTGTAGTCCCTGGATG TCAAGATGTTCTATGTTGTGGGACGTTAGACAATTGTCCTGCTTGTGGTGGCACTTTGAAGATGTCCTAG
- the LOC121741168 gene encoding beta-1,6-galactosyltransferase GALT29A-like produces the protein MYHSMKRTLRPLYTVLLLLALAGTLTLRVALHHQNGTSYLRYDAASASESSSPPPPKPPPFNDTLLRFAAVDAADAKLKKEIEDLLEGNFASRGRQRSFLSSGKYHIDVRLRTARGMPLQLRSPEFHRIWQKFRRHLSDWARNRRFFHPDIMSELVNEIKSSIDDFNGVKRSIEKYRSCAVVGNSGILLKSDHGNLIDSHEIVIRLNNARIRGFERNVGFRTNISFANSNILHLCARRESCFCQPYGASVAMIMYICQPAHFLDYLVCNASHKSPLIVTDPRFDALCARIVKYYSLKRFVATTGKDPVEWASAHDAVNFHYSSGMQAVMVALGVCERVSVFGFGKSKEARHHYHTNQKAELSLHDYEAEYQFYRDLQRSEAEAEVAVPYVLDKFKFPPFVMYH, from the coding sequence ATGTACCACTCGATGAAGCGCACTCTGCGGCCGCTCTACACCGTGCTGCTGCTCCTCGCCCTCGCCGGAACCCTAACCCTCAGAGTCGCGCTTCATCACCAGAACGGAACCTCCTACCTCCGATACGACGCCGCATCCGCATCAGAATCATCATCACCTCCACCCCCCAAACCGCCGCCGTTCAACGATACGCTCCTCCGATTCGCCGCCGTCGATGCAGCCGATGCCAAATTGAAGAAGGAGATCGAGGATTTGCTGGAGGGGAATTTCGCCAGCCGCGGCCGCCAGCGCTCCTTCCTTTCCTCGGGGAAGTACCACATCGATGTGAGGCTGCGGACGGCGCGGGGGATGCCGCTGCAGCTCCGATCGCCGGAGTTTCACCGCATTTGGCAGAAATTCCGGCGGCATCTGAGCGATTGGGCGAGGAATCGGAGGTTTTTCCACCCGGATATAATGTCGGAGCTCGTGAATGAGATCAAATCCTCGATCGATGATTTCAACGGCGTGAAACGATCAATTGAGAAGTATAGGAGCTGCGCCGTCGTCGGAAACAGTGGAATTTTACTGAAATCGGATCACGGAAACCTAATCGACAGCCACGAAATCGTGATCCGATTGAACAACGCTCGGATCAGGGGATTCGAGCGCAATGTAGGTTTCAGAACGAACATCTCCTTCGCCAACAGCAACATTTTGCATCTCTGCGCTAGGAGAGAGAGCTGCTTCTGCCAACCCTACGGCGCGAGCGTCGCCATGATCATGTACATTTGCCAGCCGGCGCATTTCCTCGACTATTTAGTCTGCAACGCATCTCACAAATCGCCGTTGATAGTCACCGATCCGCGATTCGACGCCTTATGCGCGAGGATCGTGAAGTACTACTCGTTGAAGAGGTTCGTTGCGACGACCGGGAAGGATCCAGTGGAGTGGGCGTCGGCTCACGACGCGGTGAACTTCCACTACTCGTCCGGGATGCAGGCGGTGATGGTGGCGCTGGGGGTTTGCGAGAGGGTGAGCGTGTTCGGGTTTGGGAAATCAAAGGAGGCGAGGCACCATTACCACACGAACCAGAAGGCGGAGCTCTCGCTTCATGATTACGAGGCGGAGTATCAGTTCTACAGGGATTTACAGAGatcggaggcggaggcggaggtggCGGTGCCGTATGTCTTAGATAAGTTCAAGTTTCCCCCTTTTGTAATGTACCATTGA